A genome region from Macaca nemestrina isolate mMacNem1 chromosome 15, mMacNem.hap1, whole genome shotgun sequence includes the following:
- the LOC105489772 gene encoding zinc finger BED domain-containing protein 4, producing the protein MENNLKTCPKEDGDFVSDKIKFKIEEEDDDGIPPDSLERMDFKSEQQDMKQTDSGGERAGLGGTGCSCKPPGKYLSAESEDDYGALFSQYSSTLYDVAMEAVTQSLLSSRNMSSRKKSPAWKHFFISPRDSTKAICMYCVKEFSRGKNEKDLSTSCLMRHVRRAHPTVLIQENGSVSAVSSFPSPSLLLPPQPADTGDLSTILSPIKLVQKVTSKIPSPDRITEESVSVVSSEEISSDMSVSEKCGREEALVGASPHLPALHYDETAENLAEKSLPLPKSTSGSRRRSAVWKHFYLSPLDNSKAVCIHCMNEFSRGKNGKDLGTSCLIRHMWRAHRAIVLQENGGTGIPPLYSTPPTLLPSLLPPEGELSSVSSSPVKLVRESPSASSSPDRLTEDLQSHLNPGDGLMEDAAALSSSDDVGEASASSPEKQQADGLSPRLFESGAVFQQNKKVMKRLKSEVWHHFSLAPTDSLKAECRYCGCAISRGKKGDVGTSCLMRHLYRRHPEVVGSQKGFLGASLANSPYATLASAESSSSKLTDLPTVVTKNHQVMFPVNSKKTSKLWNHFSICSADSTKVVCLHCGRTISRGKKPTNLGTSCLLRHLQRFHSNVLKTEVSETARPSSPDIRVPRGTELSGASSFDDTNEKFYDSHPVAKKITSLIAEMIALDLQPYSFVDNVGFNRLLEYLKPQYSLPAPSYFSRTAIPGMYDNVKQIIMSHLKEAESGVIHFTSGIWMSNQTREYLTLTAHWVSFESSARPRCDDHHCSALLDVSQVDCDYSGNSIQKQLECWWEAWVTSTGLQVGITVTDNPSIGKTLSEGEHSSVQCFSHTVNLIVSEAIKSQRMVQNLLSLARKICERVHRSPKAKEKLAELQREYALPQHHLIQDVPSKWSTSFHMLERLIEQKRAINEMSVECNFRELISCDQWEVMQSVCCALKPFEAASREMSTQMSTLSQVIPMVHILNRKVEMLFEETMGIDTMLRSLKEAMVSRLSATLHDPRYVFATLLDPRYKASLFTEEETEQYKQDLIRELELMNSTSEDAAASHRCDAGSPSKDSAAEESLWSLVAKVKKKDPREKLPEDMVLAYLEEEVLEHSCDPLTYWNLKKASWPGLSALAVRFLGCPPSIVPSEKLFNTPTENGSLGQSRLMMEHFEKLIFLKVNLPLIYFQY; encoded by the coding sequence ATGGAGAATAACTTGAAAACTTGTCCCAAAGAGGACGGTGATTTCGTTTCtgacaaaataaagtttaaaatagaaGAGGAAGATGATGATGGAATTCCTCCTGATAGTTTGGAAAGAATGGACTTTAAAAGTGAGCAGCAGGACATGAAGCAGACGGACAGCGGTGGGGAGCGAGCGGGCCTCGGCGGGACGGGCTGCAGCTGCAAGCCCCCAGGGAAGTACTTGTCTGCAGAGAGTGAGGACGACTATGGCGCGCTGTTCTCCCAGTACAGCAGCACCCTCTACGACGTGGCCATGGAGGCCGTGACCCAGAGCCTCCTTTCCAGCCGGAACATGAGCTCCAGGAAGAAGTCTCCAGCCTGGAAGCATTTTTTTATCTCTCCCCGAGACAGCACTAAAGCAATATGCATGTACTGTGTGAAAGAGTTCAGCAGAGGCAAAAACGAGAAAGACTTGAGTACCAGTTGTCTCATGAGGCACGTGAGGCGCGCACACCCGACCGTGCTCATTCAGGAAAACGGCAGCGTGTCTGCCGTGTCCTcgttcccctctccctccctcctgcttccACCGCAGCCTGCGGACACGGGCGACCTCAGCACCATCCTCTCACCCATCAAACTTGTCCAGAAAGTGACATCTAAGATCCCGTCCCCCGATCGAATAACAGAGGAGTCTGTGTCTGTAGTTTCTTCTGAAGAAATCTCCTCTGACATGTCCGTTTCAGAGAAGTGCGGCAGAGAAGAAGCCCTGGTAGGGGCgtctccccacctccctgctcTCCATTACGATGAAACTGCAGAGAACTTAGCGGAGAAGAGCCTTCCACTTCCAAAGAGCACCTCCGGGTCTAGGAGAAGGTCCGCTGTCTGGAAGCACTTCTACCTGTCACCACTGGACAACTCCAAAGCCGTCTGCATTCACTGCATGAACGAGTTCAGCCGGGGGAAGAACGGGAAGGACCTGGGCACAAGCTGCCTCATCAGGCACATGTGGAGAGCACACCGCGCCATCGTGCTGCAGGAGAACGGGGGCACGGGCATCCCGCCTCTGTACTCCACGCCTCCCACCCTGCTGCCTTCCTTGCTGCCGCCAGAGGGGGAGCTCAGCTCTGTGTCCTCGTCTCCGGTAAAGCTGGTCAGAGAGTCCCCTTCGGCCTCCTCCTCCCCTGACAGGCTGACTGAGGACCTGCAGtctcacttgaaccctggagatgggcTGATGGAAGACGCGGCGGCCCTCTCGTCTTCCGACGACGTGGGGGAGGCCTCGGCGTCCTCTCCCGAGAAGCAGCAGGCTGACGGGCTGAGTCCTAGATTGTTTGAATCTGGCGCCGTCTTCCAGCAGAATAAAAAGGTCATGAAGAGACTGAAGTCGGAGGTCTGGCATCACTTCTCCCTGGCGCCCACGGACAGCCTCAAGGCCGAGTGTCGGTACTGCGGCTGCGCCATCAGCCGGGGGAAGAAGGGTGACGTGGGCACCAGTTGCCTGATGAGACATCTCTACCGACGCCACCCAGAAGTTGTCGGGAGCCAGAAGGGCTTTCTGGGTGCCAGTCTGGCAAACTCTCCGTATGCCACTTTGGCCTCTGCAGAAAGTTCCTCTTCCAAACTGACTGACTTGCCAACAGTGGTCACAAAAAACCATCAAGTTATGTTTCCTGTTAATAGTAAAAAGACCTCAAAACTGTGGaatcatttttctatttgctCCGCAGACTCCACAAAAGTCGTGTGCTTGCACTGTGGCCGGACCATCAGCCGGGGGAAGAAGCCGACTAACTTGGGCACCAGCTGTCTTCTGAGACATTTACAGCGGTTCCATAGCAACGTGCTGAAAACCGAGGTCTCAGAGACGGCGCGGCCTTCCTCTCCGGACATCCGGGTGCCGCGGGGCACAGAATTATCAGGCGCTTCCTCCTTCGATGACACCAATGAGAAGTTTTATGATTCTCACCCAGTTGCCAAAAAAATCACAAGTCTCATAGCTGAAATGATTGCACTTGACCTCCAGCCATATTCTTTTGTAGACAATGTTGGCTTTAACAGGCTGCTTGAATACTTGAAACCTCAGTactccctccctgccccttccTACTTCTCCAGGACAGCTATCCCAGGTATGTATGATAATGTGAAGCAGATAATTATGTCCCACCTGAAGGAAGCTGAGAGTGGTGTGATCCACTTCACATCTGGAATATGGATGAGTAACCAGACCCGTGAGTACCTGACCCTCACGGCCCACTGGGTTTCCTTCGAGTCATCGGCCCGGCCGCGCTGCGACGACCACCACTGCTCGGCGCTCTTGGACGTGTCGCAGGTGGACTGTGACTACAGTGGCAACAGCATTCAGAAGCAGCTGGAGTGCTGGTGGGAAGCGTGGGTGACCTCCACTGGCCTTCAGGTGGGCATCACTGTCACCGACAACCCCAGCATCGGGAAGACGCTGAGCGAGGGGGAGCACTCGAGCGTGCAGTGCTTCAGCCACACGGTGAACCTGATCGTCAGCGAGGCCATTAAGAGCCAGCGGATGGTGCAGAACCTGCTGAGCCTCGCCCGGAAGATCTGCGAGCGGGTGCACCGGTCGCCCAAGGCGAAGGAGAAACTGGCCGAGCTGCAGAGGGAGTATGCGCTGCCCCAGCACCACCTCATCCAGGACGTCCCGTCCAAGTGGAGCACGTCCTTCCACATGCTCGAGCGGCTCATCGAGCAGAAAAGGGCCATTAACGAGATGTCCGTCGAGTGTAACTTCCGAGAGCTGATCAGCTGTGACCAGTGGGAGGTCATGCAGTCTGTGTGCTGTGCGCTGAAGCCCTTCGAGGCCGCGAGCCGGGAGATGAGCACGCAGATGTCCACCCTCAGCCAGGTCATCCCCATGGTGCACATCCTCAACAGGAAGGTGGAGATGCTCTTCGAGGAGACGATGGGCATTGACACCATGCTGCGCTCTCTGAAAGAGGCCATGGTGAGCCGCCTGTCTGCCACCCTCCACGACCCGCGGTACGTCTTCGCCACGCTGCTGGACCCTCGCTACAAGGCCTCCCTGTTTACGGAGGAGGAGACGGAGCAGTACAAGCAGGATTTAATCAGGGAACTCGAACTCATGAATTCTACCTCAGAGGACGCGGCTGCCTCCCACAGGTGTGATGCTGGCTCCCCGTCGAAAGACTCTGCCGCAGAGGAGAGCCTGTGGTCACTTGTGGCC